The sequence CGACCTTCAGCGGGAACGCCAGGTTCCCGGCCACGTCCAGGTGCGGGTAGAGCGCGTAGCTCTGGAACACCATCGCGATGTCGCGCTCGCGCGGGGACAGGTCGTTCACCAACTGCCCGTCGATGCGCAGCTCACCGCCGGAGAGTTCCTCCAGCCCGGCGATGAGGTTCAACGTCGTGGACTTGCCGCATCCGGAAGGGCCCACCAGCGACACGAACTCGCCGTCCGCGATGTCCAGCGTCACGCCCTTCACCGCCGCCACGCCACCCCGGTACACCTTGCGCACGTCCTGCAGGGACACCGTCGCCAAGGCCGCGCACCTCCCGAAAAGCCCCAGCATCGCCGCTTCCCGCCCCCGCGCGGCCCCATCCCTCTCCGCCCCGTCACATCCGCTACGTGTCGCCAGAGGGTTCGTTACAGGCTCAACAGTTCCCGAGGCCTGCGGACTCACCGCCTCCGAGGCCGCCGCCCTCATGGCCGCGGGCATGGGAGCCACCGGTTCGCACGCCGGCTCCAAGACGGAGGGGTACGACGACTCCCACAACGCCCACCTCCCCGAAATGCTCGCGGCGCATCACCGAAGGCTCGAACAGGCTGGGGGATGCCCTCCACCGGATGTACCGCCACCGGGAAGCAGGTGACTACGACCGCGCACGACAAGAAATGCGCGACGTCCTGTCCGTCGAAGTGGTGCCCCTGTACCGCGAGATCGCCCAGGGCCAACTGGCCGCCATGGCCACGGACGGCTAGGGCGCCACCCGTCACATCCCCTACGTGTCGGGTTTTCCAGGCCGGACGGTTTGTTACAGATTCAACGGTCTTCTAGAGTGGGCCGGGAACGCTGTCCTCCTAGAGAGCCCGCCGCCCATGCCCTTCCTCTTCCGTGGTCAGAACTTGGACGCTCTCCTGGGCGACCCGCTCACCGCGGCCAACAGCCTGTACGGCATCATGAGCGCGGCGGAGCCGCAATTCATGGAGGACCTGCGGCTGCACTGGAAGAAGCACATCCGTGAGACGCCCGGAGTCAACGGCACCGCGTGGCGGCCCGCGCTCAAGGCCTTCTCCGCCATCGAGGGCTACTGGGGCAACTCGCACAGCGACCAGCGCATCGCGAAGGTGCTCTACGGGCCGGGGCACTCGGTGGCCACCCAGGTGGTGACGGGCGTGGGCGCGGCCGCGCAGTTCCTGCGCGACTTCGAGGCCGCTCGCGACGAGGCCTTCTACGTCTTCTTCCAGGCCACGTCCGTGAACGAGCTGGCGGGCGTGTCCTTCAAGGCCACGTACTACCACAAGGACGTGTCCTCCCTGTTCGAGCAGCGCCCGCACAGCGCCATCAAGGCCATCGTGTCCCGCCGGGTCATCGAGACCGCGCAGATCATGCTGCGCATCCTCTACGGCAACATGAACATGGGCTGGGGCAGCCTCTACAGCACGCGCACCCTGTCCACGACGCTGCTGCTGGCGCAGATGCACAACTCCGCGCTGAGCCACTACCAGTCCCACTACACCGGGCGGCGTTGCTACAACCAGAGCGCCGTCGCGTTCACGCTGCTGACGTTCGCGTACATCGTCGCGCAGGCGTGGGTGGACAAGGGCTACGAGTACAACGAGCAGCGCTGGTACTACTTCTGGAAGCTGGTGGGCTCGCTGCTGGGCGTGGACTCGCGCCTCATCGCGGACGACCACGCGGAGGCCGCCACGCTGTGGGACCTCTTCTTCGCGCGCGGCGAGTGCTTCGGTGGAACACCCGCGCCCTACCCCACGACCCTGGACGCCCACCGCATCGACCCGGGGCTGCTCGGGGGCTACTCCGTGCAGCCGGAGGCGAACCTGCTCCAGTGGGTGCCCGCATTCGTCGTCACCCAGCTGCGCAACGTGCCCCGCTGGTACCGCTACAT comes from Corallococcus macrosporus and encodes:
- a CDS encoding oxygenase MpaB family protein is translated as MDALLGDPLTAANSLYGIMSAAEPQFMEDLRLHWKKHIRETPGVNGTAWRPALKAFSAIEGYWGNSHSDQRIAKVLYGPGHSVATQVVTGVGAAAQFLRDFEAARDEAFYVFFQATSVNELAGVSFKATYYHKDVSSLFEQRPHSAIKAIVSRRVIETAQIMLRILYGNMNMGWGSLYSTRTLSTTLLLAQMHNSALSHYQSHYTGRRCYNQSAVAFTLLTFAYIVAQAWVDKGYEYNEQRWYYFWKLVGSLLGVDSRLIADDHAEAATLWDLFFARGECFGGTPAPYPTTLDAHRIDPGLLGGYSVQPEANLLQWVPAFVVTQLRNVPRWYRYIRG